The genome window aacgcgagcgtcaattttatcataaaccctttagacgagctgcagcaggcacttattttgacaagaaacgtgatgcacataggaccACTCGACGCGCCTAATACACAtcttgaaattacgaaccacacacatgacgggctacatacatgttgtgacgaacttcgcatcgtgcgccctcgaaaaaagaagtcactggccgccactgggCTAATGGAATACAGTAAGGGACCCAAGCTAAATGACCTTCCTGTCAGTTGTTTTAGGGGAAGCTGTGGGACTGTGATAAGCTATAAACTATTCAATAGATGACAATAAATTTTTTTGCTAGTCTATCATTTTGGTGGTGCTATTAAGTGAGACAATAAATAGGACATATTCAAGTGCTTGGTAAATCTAAAAACTCAGGACCAAACTAATGAATCGTTAAAGGTGCTGTGTAATTTAAAAAGGATTGAACACaatcaaaatgtgttttaaagataAAGGACACCACCCTGATCATTCTGGCTATCCTGTATCTCTAGTAAAAAACAAACGAAGAAAACATCTGCGAATGAAGACATGGGAATGATATAAATATTCACTGCAGAGAGATAACAACCTAGCCCAAGGGTTCTGCAGCTGTTGGCAGACGAGTACATTCAAACTGCTTTCTCATTCCAAAGGATCGTCCAAATCATCATCGACCACCAGCGCCTCAAAGCCTGGACTGGCTTTGCCAGCTTTGCTTTTGGCCCTGCTGTTTGAAGAGTAAGTGGAGGTCCTATTGTTGTCCGCCCTGTCCAAGACTTCATGCTGAGAGTCGTGCTGCTCCTGGCGTTGCTGTTTCTGGTGCCCACCTTTGCCCTCATGGGATTTCCAGCTCTGGAACTGACCCCCATCTCCTGAAGGATACAGATCATCATCCGCTGCCAAATTGTCATCCACACCCATGTCATAGCGCTGGTACGTGCTGGCGTGGGCCTCCTCCTCACGTGCCGTGATCTCAAGGGTGCTGTTCCACATGCCGTAGCCAAAGTAGATTAGAATGCCTgcgacacaaacacacataagaTATTGTACAACTGATTGTCAGAGAACTTTCATCATTTAGGAAACAGTATGGCTCCCACTTAAACTTACCCACAAGGCACCACACACCAAAACGGATCCACGTGATGCTGGAAAGCTTGAGCATGAGGTAAATATTCACCAGCATGGCAGAGACTGGGACGAAGGGAACGCAGGGAGCCATGTAGGGGAGACGCTTGGGGTTCTCAGGCTGCTGAATGATAATGAAGACCAAGAGCGTGATGACCAGCAGAAGTATCACCAGCAAAAGCACAGCCCACCACTGACCCTCTGCGATCTGAACCGACCCGAAGATGATGAGGGAGCAGAAGCAGAAGATGAGAATGAAAAGCAGGATGACGCAGCGGGTGACGGTGCGGCCCGTGGCGACAGTGGGCCGGTCCATCTTTCCCGGCAGGCCGAGCCGGATTCGCATGGTGTAATAGCGCGGCCCCAGCAGCTTCTTTAGCTTGAGCAAGTAAGCGCCGTCCGTTTCGTCCGTCTCGATGCCTGAGGACATGTCCACGGTGCCGTAGTTCGGGTGACTGGAGGTGTAGGTGGATTTGTCGGGCTTACCGATCAGCATCTCGTTGTCTCCCAGCGACGGGAGGTTCTTTGCTCCACAGGTATTTGTGGCAGGTCCTCCGTAGTCATCGCCCTCGCTTACCGGCGAACAGGCATCTTTCTCACACTCAGCCAATACCCCTTCTTTGCGCTTTGCATTCTGCTCTGAAAGGAAATTGACGAAACCGTGGATGTCTCCTTCGGGCTGGTAGCGCAGCAGTAGGACACACACCGACACTAATGTGTAGGCGAGCAGGGTGCCGATGGACATCATCTCAATTAGGTCCCTCAGGCTGACAAGCAGAGCCAACAGAGCTGAGAGAAACCCAGATACCACACAGGCCACTGCAGGTGTCTCTGTGTATGTGCTCACATGAGCCAAGAACCtgcaacatacagtacagcTATCATCAGATTGTCTACATAATAGCTATTTTCTATAATCTACTATACGTCAACAATTCAAGCTGATATTGTACGAAAATGTAATGTCTTTGACTGACAATTACAACAGAATCGATTAAAATGTCAAGGCTTTGGTGTGCATTTTGGTTGCGAGGACAAAATTTGGTAGATGTTTAGTCATCctgaaaatttaatttaaaggtaACGTGTATTTAAATGCTAAATACAggtgtatttatttttgttacattttgtgAGCGTGTCAAAGTTGCGCAAACTTATTTTATCAATTGCCCTGAAAtgtcagagaaagctcttacatatacatgtacaaattAAGTTGTGCAACATTTTTACTAACCACACAAGCGGCGGACTCTGTCCTCATATAGTGCACATCAATTTAAACCTGTAATTTCTCCCTCTCGGGAATGAGTGAAAGCAGAGGGACTCGCCCTCAGTAATCAGAAcagaagtggtcgaaagtggacaaaagaaaATACCAGGGGCCTCGTGTATAAAGCATGCGTACGGACAAAACAGGGCTAgaaacgtgcgtacgccagttcccacgcaaaggttgtgatttataaaaaaacaaacttgatgggagaatgggcttgcagggtgggatattaggatgattcatgtacgcacacttgcaggtgatctgtgatttataaagggaacattgctttattttataagtcttcatcatttttggtgtatgccatttttggcttttgtgcgtacgtagacttttagtaagaatCCTACTCACAGTTTTATACATAAGACCCCTGGTGTAttgaatgtgtctctctcgtccacttgtgatctgattgaccaaaacgcatcttaataccaggtataaacCACCTCTTTGTGAAACTGAAACCCTTTAGATCAGGGGCCTCCAAACtgtttgtgagcaagggctaccgcaatgaataaaacaatctggatggCTACTTTTTATATaggaaaaacttttttcttttacttgttgattttattttattttacttatgttttatcattgcttaaaatgttaacatcaGTGATGGGAATAACGGCGTTATAAGTAATCGGCATTAGTaactgcattatttttttcagtaacgatCTCAAATAAATTATTGTTTCCCCCTTTATAACGGCGCTTATTGTCACTGACATAAAAATTCTGCGCGTTACTAAAATTGATCTCACTGTAGTAATTTTCACCCGTATGCTCGCTCTCTCAGCCAAACACTGTTTTTCtcttgtgtgtatatgtgtgtgtgttgggagaaacataactgatgatgattggtatgtgtgtgtgttagagggggtgggagaACCACAAAGCTGctgatgattggcttaatttccatcgttagccaaccagaggcagagtTCACAAACAGGCACACACTCGCACAGGCCGAGTGAGTCCGAGCGAGCAGTGTAAAAAAGTCTGAGCAACTTGGtcactttgtcgctagatttagcaactttctatAATTTTAGCGACTTTATAGGACAAATCTAGCTATCTTTCTGCCGTGGTTGGAGACTTTTGTAGACTGACATGAAAATACGCGCCGTTTtctcttctcaacgagcagcggTGCTGTTGCTGTGCCCCATCTCAAAGCACTGACATACAGCCCGGTCATCGCGCATCAATCACTCCGAAAACACTGGCGACAAGGTGATGGCAAGTACAACAAGCTCAAAGGTAGCggtcgcaaacacaaagtataaagcactacttttccattgttgaggtgaaaggcaagaatgtttgtgtaatgtgcAATTTATGCCCATTAAGAAAAAGTCTCTCCACATCTGTGgcaagtaattctgatctaataaagcacctcacATCGTCACATGCTGCCACAAAATTTGTCGTTTCTCTTTAGTATccattttagtcatttaaaatatttaattttgtaaggggcattcaagttatttgaaaaattcgatttttttaagtaacgcagTAATTACTTTTCCTGGTAATTAATCACTTTTATAATAACgtaacgcagttactaactcagttactatttgtgagaagtaattaataactataactaattactttttcaaagtaacgTTCCCAACACTGGTTAACATACATTAAAGAAGCCAaggtaatataaaaatatgtaataaataaataataaaattgagGCTTTTAATAGACTGTGCTTTTGCGGGCATACTCCTGTATGGAGACCACTGCTTTagatgttattttttatatggaaCCATACCATACAGCCTGACAAAGAccttttaagaaacattttgaAGATCGTACCATGACTGTAGTATTTTACCATcgaaacaaagacatttataaatCAAAAAATTCTTCTTTGTTGGTTATTTCTTTGTCCTTACCTGAAGAGTAAACCATCTCCTGCCATGGCGTAGATGACTCTCGGCATTGGGAACAGAGATCCTAACAAACTAACTGTAAGTCCGGCAATTGAGCCAATGGCCACTATATATTTTGCAGTTTGGAAACCATgtagagaaaacatttccatcAGTGGAGCATCTTCATCAATTTCTGTGTAGGGAACCATTAATGTAAGGATCACACTCACCTGAAAAAGAGACGAAAGAAAGAGTGAATACAGAAAAgagtgtgtgttttatttacccCTCCCTGATTGTTCAACGATAAT of Misgurnus anguillicaudatus chromosome 2, ASM2758022v2, whole genome shotgun sequence contains these proteins:
- the slc7a14a gene encoding probable cationic amino acid transporter, coding for MSGLFAKLDPRRIQWGATWYAFQSRILRTKPVESMLESTGGGTGAHGTKLARVLSTVDLVSLGVGSCVGTGMYVVSGLVAKEMAGPGVIVSFIIAAVASILSGVCYAEFGVRVPKTTGSAYTYSYVTVGEFVAFFIGWNLILEYLIGTAAGASALSSMFDSLANHSISGFMINHIGTLNGLGKGEQSYPDILALVIAILVTVIVALGVKNSVGFNNVLNVINLMVWVFIMIAGLFFVSGSNWDEGRFLPYGWSGVMQGAATCFYAFIGFDIIATTGEEAKSPNTSIPYAITASLVTCLTAYVSVSVILTLMVPYTEIDEDAPLMEMFSLHGFQTAKYIVAIGSIAGLTVSLLGSLFPMPRVIYAMAGDGLLFRFLAHVSTYTETPAVACVVSGFLSALLALLVSLRDLIEMMSIGTLLAYTLVSVCVLLLRYQPEGDIHGFVNFLSEQNAKRKEGVLAECEKDACSPVSEGDDYGGPATNTCGAKNLPSLGDNEMLIGKPDKSTYTSSHPNYGTVDMSSGIETDETDGAYLLKLKKLLGPRYYTMRIRLGLPGKMDRPTVATGRTVTRCVILLFILIFCFCSLIIFGSVQIAEGQWWAVLLLVILLLVITLLVFIIIQQPENPKRLPYMAPCVPFVPVSAMLVNIYLMLKLSSITWIRFGVWCLVGILIYFGYGMWNSTLEITAREEEAHASTYQRYDMGVDDNLAADDDLYPSGDGGQFQSWKSHEGKGGHQKQQRQEQHDSQHEVLDRADNNRTSTYSSNSRAKSKAGKASPGFEALVVDDDLDDPLE